The Penaeus vannamei isolate JL-2024 chromosome 16, ASM4276789v1, whole genome shotgun sequence genome includes a window with the following:
- the LOC113809365 gene encoding uncharacterized protein codes for MAQAPPKRQKTSSNASREEEFFPGISPIQYNPDAAPDESLVFRHYDAQQEVLGRTMEEWLRFSVAYWHSFRGTGSDPFGAGTIRRPWDDGTESLENAKRRLRAAFEFFSKLGNKYWTFHDRDLAPEGATIAETNANLDQLVELAAELQKKTGVKLLWATCNLFAHPRYMHGAATSCDAHVTAYAGAQVKKGLEVAHRLGAENFVFWGGREGYLSLLNTDVKADLDHLAAFFRMVIVYKEKIGFKGQLLIEPKAKEPTRHQYDYDAQTVMSFLHQYGLTQHFKLNIEPNHTTLAGHPHEHDVVFASAYGMLGSIDANTGSPDLGWDTDQFPMDVRNCSVIMKTVVEQGGLAPGGLNFDAKVRRESTELRDLFIAHAAAMDTFARGLKNAARIISDGVMRKSLMARYASWNSGVGARIAAGEASLEECEKVILERGDPKPSSGHQEHFEAMLNHYI; via the exons ATGGCCCAGGCTCCTCCTAAACGCCAGAAGACCTCTTCAAACGCCAGCAGGGAAGAAGAATTCTTTCCAg GAATCTCACCCATCCAGTACAACCCCGACGCCGCCCCCGATGAGAGCCTCGTCTTCCGCCACTATGACGCCCAGCAGGAGGTCTTGGGGCGGACCATGGAGGAGTGGCTGAGGTTCTCCGTGGCGTACTGGCACTCGTTCCGCGGCacag GCAGCGACCCGTTCGGCGCCGGTACCATCAGGAGGCCCTGGGACGACGGCACCGAATCGCTGGAGAATGCCAAGCGGCGTCTTCGGGCGGCCTTCGAGTTCTTCTCCAAACTCG gCAACAAGTACTGGACCTTCCACGACCGCGACCTGGCTCCCGAAGGCGCCACGATCGCGGAGACCAACGCCAACCTGGACCAGCTGGTTGAACTGGCGGCCGAGTTGCAGAAGAAGACGGGCGTGAAGCTGCTGTGGGCGACGTGCAATCTCTTCGCCCATCCCAG GTACATGCACGGCGCCGCCACCAGCTGCGACGCCCACGTGACGGCCTACGCGGGCGCCCAGGTCAAGAAGGGGCTGGAGGTCGCCCACAGACTCGGGGCGGAGAACTTCGTGTTCTGGGGCGGCCGCGAGGGGTACCTCTCCCTGCTCAACACCGACGTCAAGGCGGACCTGGACCACCTCGCCGCCTTCTTCAGGATGGTCATCG tctACAAGGAGAAGATCGGCTTCAAGGGCCAGCTCCTGATCGAGCCCAAGGCCAAGGAGCCCACCCGCCACCAGTACGACTACGACGCCCAGACGGTCATGTCCTTCCTGCACCAGTACGGCCTCACGCAGCACTTCAAGCTCAACATCGAGCCCAACCACACCACGCTGGCCGGCCACCCGCACGAGCACGACGTCGTCTTCGCGTCGGC GTACGGCATGCTGGGAAGTATCGACGCCAACACAGGCTCGCCGGACCTGGGATGGGACACCGATCAGTTCCCGATGGACGTCCGTAACTGCTCTGTTATCATGAAAACGGTCGTGGAACAG GGCGGCCTCGCACCGGGCGGCCTCAACTTCGACGCCAAAGTCCGCCGCGAGTCGACCGAACTCCGCGACCTGTTCATCGCCCACGCCGCCGCCATGGACACCTTCGCCAGGGGCTTGAAGAACGCCGCCAGGATCATTTCCGACGGAGTCATGAGGAAGTCGCTCATG gccaGATACGCCTCGTGGAACTCTGGCGTGGGCGCTCGCATCGCCGCCGGGGAGGCGTCGCTGGAGGAGTGCGAGAAGGTCATCCTCGAGCGCGGGGATCCCAAGCCTTCGTCGGGACACCAGGAACACTTCGAGGCCATGTTGAACCACTATATCtaa